From a single Cryptococcus neoformans var. neoformans B-3501A chromosome 3, whole genome shotgun sequence genomic region:
- a CDS encoding hypothetical protein (HMMPfam hit to HA2, Helicase associated domain (HA2), score: 79.5, E(): 8.6e-21; HMMPfam hit to Helicase_C, Helicase conserved C-terminal domain, score: 59.1, E(): 1.2e-14), whose translation MAGPPVRQRYNAKARGSVAGGSSHKKRKNLSKERTEEDAQDNETDQHAAVFEDPTAGMSSKKRKRFESYMHSTQAKKLKSEQRLETFKLLQSLAPSSSTSASLLSASTLGQNPMNPTSAKERQEKREDRLVRRGIDRLSRRFGEGDDHSGESENDAPSRKGKGKAKEVTVEVIRDGQAEEAEEVKTTVIPSKGERKAEIKAAEKGKGKGKLPKKAGWNPNLLSTQAPNSSSSEFDSSDSGNDNSDDEEPKKAAEPSPRLEVGPESVSETIKPPVSAPSAPTVLGGALKKSTDGQVVKPRVEIRRKKGFVYGMFGRRGIEHREDSDDEDEDDEDEDDADDDGEEEEDDDEMDSDEEASDEEDGEDSEEEGSEEDEEEEVAPPKKKRSLGFKDWALKQMGQTSQPSAPDLLAAEPTTTLYKSQPLLAARVGEYIGPLGQELVIPTTSLLDQSKDSDKSKVRPNITRRPSVSETRMGLPILAEEQSIIESILMHPVVIICGETGSGKTTQVPQMLYEAGFGYKGSDNPGMVAVTQPRRVAAVSLAERVRSELNLPPNSSLVAHQIRYSSTTSPDTAIKFMTDGVLLRELASDFLLSRYSVVVVDEAHERGVNTDVLVGVLSRVAKLREKLWREGKQDVKPLRIVVMSATLRVSDFAENPTLFSKPPPVIHIAARQHPVTVHFSRRTVSDYVTEAYKKVSKIHARLPPGGILVFMTGQGEIQALCRKLEKKYGAKKSSQKTQVINDNSLPPEEREAEEVEFGKDEDLAADVDDGAAESDPEALDTDDEIEGIPGLEFDEPADAPLHVLPLYSLLPNDQQMLVFKPPPEGHRLVIISTNVAETSLTIPGIRYVVDSGRAKERHYDPINGVQSFQVSWISKASASQRAGRAGRTGPGHCYRLYSSALFEDHFEQFSKPEILRMPIEGVVLQMKSMNIDAVINFPFPTPPDRAALRRAENLLTNLGALSLPTLTKMINGVQHKGSGGGQITDLGKAMAGFPVSPRFAKMLAIGTQHDCMSYIIAIVAGMSVGDPFIHEQSLEVDEEEDKVAEISHIKSEDIREKEQRKETRRRFFKAQQQFLALGQGTSDMFKLLAAIGAYEFDPSPAFCAKTFIRLKAMQEIHQLRAQISSIAKVPLSKLLPPSDTQLKVLRQILAAGFIDQVAVREDLVLKKGVSYESTRGVAYRAVGLGSEPVFIHPSSALFHCAPPDFVVFSEIVRTSKPWMKGVTKINPIWLPSLGKGLCTFSKPMEMPTKGFARKSGLKDDEREVFVTPHFKDLGIDLPVMKKKQRREGTRWILVD comes from the exons ATGGCAGGCCCACCAGTTCGTCAGAGGTACAATGCAAAAGCAAGGGGATCAGTCGCAGGTGGATCCTCgcacaagaagaggaagaacctCAGCAAGGAGCGCACCGAGGAGGACGCCCAGGACAACGAAACCGACCAGCATGCTGCTGTATTCGAAGACCCAACCGCTGGCATGTCTTCAAAGAAGCGAAAGCGTTTCGAGTCTTATATG CATTCAACACAGGCCAAAAAACTCAAATCAGAACAGCGTCTCGAAACCTTCAAACTTTTACAATCCCTCgcaccctcttcctccacatctGCTTCACTCCTATCAGCATCTACCCTGGGCCAAAACCCCATGAATCCCACTAGCGCAAAGGAAAGGCAGGAGAAGCGTGAAGATCGCCTTGTGCGTAGGGGAATTGACCGATTGTCTCGACGGTTCGGAGAAGGAGACGATCATAGTGGAGAAAGTGAGAATGATGCACCGAGTagaaaaggcaagggaaaAGCAAAGGAGGTCACGGTTGAAGTTATTCGGGACGGACAAGCtgaagaggcagaggaggtCAAAACCACAGTGATACCCTCCAAAGGTGAACGGAAGGCTGAGATAAAGGCTGCtgaaaaaggcaaggggAAGGGTAAGCTTCCCAAGAAG GCCGGATGGAATCCCAACCTTCTTTCTACACAAGCTCCtaattcatcatcatccgagtTTGACTCGTCTGACTCTGGGAATGATAATtccgacgatgaagaacCAAAGAAGGCAGCTGAACCTTCTCCCAGACTTGAAGTTGGACCAGAGTCAGTCTCTGAAACCATAAAACCGCCGGTATCGGCCCCCTCTGCCCCTACTGTGCTAGGCGGGGCTCTCAAAAAATCGACCGATGGGCAAGTCGTGAAACCGAGAGTTGAAATACGGCGGAAAAAGGGCTTTGTCTATGGTATGtttggaagacgaggaataGAGCACAGGGAAGAttcagatgatgaggatgaggatgacgaggacgaagatgatgcggatgatgatggtgaggaggaggaagatgatgacgagaTGGATAGCGATGAGGAGGCcagcgatgaagaagacggagaagactcggaagaggaaggcagtgaagaggacgaagaagaagaagttgctCCCCCCAAAAAGAAGCGATCGCTTGGTTTCAAGGATTGGGCACTTAAACAGATGGGTCAAACATCACAGCCTTCTGCACCTGATCTCCTCGCAGCTGAGCCGACTACAACATTATACAAGTCTCAACCTTTACTTGCGGCCCGGGTCGGTGAATACATTGGTCCTCTTGGCCAAGAGCTTGTCATTCCAACGacttctcttcttgatcaaAGTAAAGACAGTGACAAGTCCAAGGTCCGTCCAAACATCACTCGTCGACCTTCAGTATCTGAGACAAGGATGGGGTTGCCTATTCTTGCCGAGGAGCAATCCATCATCGAGTCGATTTTGATGCACCCCGTGGTCATTATCTGTGGTGAGACAGGTAGTGGTAAAACGACTCAAGTGCCCCAAATGCTTTATGAAGCTGGATTTGGATACAAGGGTTCAG ACAATCCTGGTATGGTTGCTGTCACTCAACCGCGTCGTGTCGCCGCCGTGTCACTTGCTGAGCGAGTCCGTTCCGAGCTCAATCTCCCCCCGAATTCATCACTTGTTGCGCATCAAATTCGATACTCTTCCACAACCTCGCCTGATACCGCCATCAAGTTTATGACGGACGGTGTCCTTTTGCGAGAGCTTGCATCTGACTTTTTGCTCAGCCGATACAGCGTGGTTGTTGTCGATGAGGCGCACGAGCGAGGTGTCAACACGGATGTCCTCGTTGGTGTCTTGAGTAGAGTCGCTAAACTTCGAGAGAAACTGTGGCGCGAAGGCAAGCAAGACGTGAAGCCCTTGCGTATCGTTGTCATGTCCGCTACTCTTCGAGTCTCCGACTTTGCCGAAAACCCCACATTATTCTCCAAACCTCCCCCTGTAATTCACATTGCTGCCAGACAACATCCGGTCACCGTTCACTTCAGCAGACGTACTGTCAGTGATTATGTGACGGAGGCGTACAAAAAAGTTTCCAAGATACATGCAAGGCTGCCACCTGGAGGTATTTTGGTTTTCATGACTGGACAAGGCGAGATCCAAGCATTGTGTAGGaaattggagaagaaatatGGCGCCAAAAAGTCATCTCAGAAGACTCAAGTAATCAACGATAATTCGTTGCCTCCAGAAG AGCGCGAAGCCGAGGAAGTTGAATtcggaaaggatgaagatttGGCTGCGGACGTCGATGATGGGGCCGCAGAGAGCGATCCTGAGGCCCTTGATACCGACGACGAGATTGAAGGTATCCCAGGCCTCGAATTTGATGAACCTGCAGACG CTCCGCTGcatgttcttcctctttacTCTTTATTACCCAATGACCAACAAATGCTCGTTTTCAAACCGCCTCCCGAGGGCCACAGGctcgtcatcatctctaCCAATGTAGCTGAGACGTCTCTTACTATCCCCGGCATCCGCTACGTCGTTGATTCTGGCCGTGCCAAAGAGCGACATTATGATCCCATCAATGGTGTGCAATCATTCCAAGTCTCCTGGATTTCAAAGGCTTCGGCTTCTCAACGAGCTGGCCGTGCCGGTCGTACAGGACCAGGTCACTGCTACCGTCTCTATTCATCCGCTCTCTTTGAGGATCATTTTGAGCAATTCTCCAAACCCGAAATCTTACGGATGCCTATTGAAGGCGTGGTCTTACAAATGAAGAGTATGAACATCGATGCGGTTATCAATTTCCCATTCCCTACACCCCCAGACCGGGCAGCCCTCCGACGAGCAGAGAATCTCCTTACAAACCTCGGTGCCCTTTCGCTTCCTACTTTGACAAAGATGATCAATGGCGTGCAACACAAAGGTTCAGGCGGGGGTCAGATTACGGACCTAGGCAAAGCTATGGCCGGGTTTCCTGTGTCACCGAGGTTCGCGAAGATGCTGGCTATTGGTACCCAGCACGACTGCATGTCTTATATCATTGCTATAGTGGCGGGTATGTCAGTGGGCGACCCTTTCATACACGAACAGTCGCTagaggtggatgaagaggaagataaAGTCGCTGAGATTAGCCATATTAAAAGTGAGGATAtcagggagaaggagcaacggaaggagacaagaagacGGTTTTTCAAGGCGCAACAG CAATTCCTGGCGCTTGGACAGGGTACCAGCGATATGTTCAAGCTCCTCGCGGCCATCGGCGCCTACGAGTTCGACCCATCGCCTGCCTTCTGTGCAAAGACTTTTATCCGTCTCAAG GCAATGCAGGAGATACATCAACTTCGAGCTCAAATATCCTCTATTGCCAAAGTACCGCTTTCGAAATTGCTTCCGCCCAGTGACACTCAACTGAAGGTGCTTCGTCAAATCCTTGCCGCCGGCTTTATTGACCAGGTAGCTGTTCGTGAAGACCTCgtattgaagaagggtgtCTCGTACGAGTCTACTCGCGGGGTGGCTTACCGAGCAGTTGGACTGGGATCCGAGCCCGTATTCATTCATCCTTCATCCGCCCTCTTCCATTGTGCTCCTCCAGACTTTGTCGTATTCTCTGAAATTGTCAGAACCAGCAAACCGTGGATGAAGGGCGTAACCAAAATCAATCCTATCTGGTTACCTAGTCTTGGGAAGGGCCTTTGCACCTTCTCCAAACCAATGGAGATGCCGACAAAAGGGTTTGCTAGAAAGAGTGGTTTAAAGGACGACGAAAGAGAAGTGTTTGTCACGCCGCATTTCAAAGACTTGGGAATTGATCTTCcggtgatgaagaaaaagcagaggagagaaggaacCAGGTGGATTTTGGTGGATTGA
- a CDS encoding hypothetical protein (Match to ESTs gb|CF183311.1|CF183311, gb|CF184369.1|CF184369; HMMPfam hit to SH3, SH3 domain, score: 74.1, E(): 3.5e-19) — translation MFTNLSPEDKDAFFSLLDEYFASRPHNLPSPPAIDSSSHPARSNAALSPPPSAGYASPSYSSARHPMPPPERTEQPDSAQRFISSSIKYGTAGTKSSMNAVSKNKDAMDLLGKVGMSSMVGRANERMNKPAEAGVKEEAGRKAAPPPIAAKKGGVSGLVSSRMSAFTSMWRDPQKSKPPAVEQTISPTLSYSNTALPPPIRRDGSGSYQSSSPNPASSAAAEVGPELANGDEGQAQALYDYTGNDKGDLSVQANQVVNIIEKTSSDWWTCEDGNGQRGLVPATYLQAI, via the exons ATGTTCACGAACCTCTCCCCCGAAGACAAG gacgccttcttctctcttctcgaCGAGTACTTCGCGTCGCGGCCACACAACCTGCCGTCCCCCCCTGCCATCGACTCGTCTTCCCATCCTGCTCGATCGAATGCCGCCCTATCCCCCCCACCGTCAGCAGGATATGCCTCTCCATCCTACTCATCAGCACGTCACCCCATGCCCCCGCCAGAGAGAACAGAGCAGCCTGACTCAGCTCAGCGATTCATTTCGTCTTCAATAAAATATGGTACAGCAGGAACAAAGTCTAGTATGAATGCTGTTTCCAAAAACAAGGATGCAATGGACCTCTTGGGCAAAGTTGGTATGAGCTCGATGGTTGGCAGAGCGAATGAAAGGATGAATAAGCCCGCCGAAGCGGGagtcaaggaagaagctggaagGAAAGCAGCGCCGCCCCCCATTGCAGCAAAGAAGGGTGGCGTGTCAGGCCTCGTTTCATCCAGA ATGTCTGCTTTCACAAGCATGTGGAGAGACCCACAAAAGT CTAAACCGCCTGCCGTGGAGCAAACTATCTCACCTACTCTATCCTACTCCAATACCGCTCTCCCGCCTCCGATTCGCAGAGATGGCTCGGGTTCGTACCAGTCTTCATCCCCGAATCCCGCATCTTCAGCTGCTGCAGAGGTCGGTCCCGAGTTAGCAAATGGTGACGAGGGGCAGGCCCAAGCACTGTACGACTATACCGGTAAC GATAAAGGAGATTTATCCGTACAAGCTAATCAGGTCGTCAACATCATCGAGAAGACCTCTTCTGATT GGTGGACATGCGAGGATGGAAACGGACAAAGAGGTTTGGTACCTGCAACCTATCTACAAGCCATTTAA